Genomic segment of Paenibacillus polymyxa:
CGAATAATCTATAGAAGTCATTGTCATCTGCAACCACGCTCTATCGGAGCGTGAGTATGCCACATTATATACAATTAAAGGAGGATACAGAACATGCTAAAATGGTCCGCTTTATTCTTAATTTTTGCTGTGATCGCCGGGATCTTAGGTTTTTTTGGTATCGTCGTGTCCATAGCTGCTACAATCGCTAAAATATTATTTGTGATATTTCTGGTGTTGTTCGTCATTTCACTCTTTACCGGAAGAAAACGGGTTTCATAGTTATCGGATGCTAGCTGCACAAGAGCAATATTCTAAATGTTTATAAAAAAAGGATGTTCCCACCCTGGTTAACAGGGCTGTGGAACATCCTTTTTTGATGTAGCTTTTTAACAGTTAGCAGCGCTTTATTGAATCACGCTGCCCCCAAACAGGAAACGATCCTGCCAAGGCTTACTGAAATCCGTAACTTTTACACCGCCACCCGCTACAGAAAACGTATGGAGAAGCTTGTTGTCTCCCAAATATACAGCTACGTGTGTAATCGTTTGGGAGGAATTATCCAAGGACGTGTACGCCCCGGAAGATGCATTATAATTTGTAAAGAAGAGCAAATCGCCACGCTTCAGTGTAGTCATGTCCGTATTCGGCTGACTGTTTTGCTTGATCCACTCACCCTGTGAACGAGAATCTGCCGGAAGCTGGATACCTACAGCCTGACGGAAAATTTGACGGGTAAATGCCGAGCAATCAAAAGTAGCCGTACTGTTACGATCTGAACCATATTCATATGGTGTTCCGAGATAAGTCATCCCCGTGTTAATAACCTGCTCTATTGCAGCCGCTGCATCACCGGAAAACATGTTCATAGTTGACGCAGGAGAGGCTGTCACAGGTATTGCGGTAGTATCAGGAGTGGTTGTCACCGGAGCAGACACAGGTTGCTGCACAACAACGCCCTCACCAATACGAATATACTGTGGAGACGAGCTGACGTAGCCCACCGTACCATCAGCATTGGTAACCTTGAACCAATAAGCATTACTTGGGTCGGTAATCGTAACGACATCCCCTGCATTCAAATAGCCCAAAACCTCGGAAGAAGTGGATGCCTCCGCCCGCAAACGAACGGACGTTTGAATCGTGGCTTTCGTTTGACCGGCAGAACTATTCACTGAGGCGACTGCCTCTTTAGCT
This window contains:
- a CDS encoding DUF1328 domain-containing protein: MLKWSALFLIFAVIAGILGFFGIVVSIAATIAKILFVIFLVLFVISLFTGRKRVS
- a CDS encoding SH3 domain-containing C40 family peptidase, with translation MRRRVMGMLMTSAALLAAIHVAPGQVDAAASTASTGQKAVIQAAVKLRSGPSTTGDVVSFMKQGEAVTVLEKTNSYWYKIKTSDGVTGYTSSSDKYIKIGATSVAAAVTPSTTRKSEATESVKNVSAKEAVASVNSSAGQTKATIQTSVRLRAEASTSSEVLGYLNAGDVVTITDPSNAYWFKVTNADGTVGYVSSSPQYIRIGEGVVVQQPVSAPVTTTPDTTAIPVTASPASTMNMFSGDAAAAIEQVINTGMTYLGTPYEYGSDRNSTATFDCSAFTRQIFRQAVGIQLPADSRSQGEWIKQNSQPNTDMTTLKRGDLLFFTNYNASSGAYTSLDNSSQTITHVAVYLGDNKLLHTFSVAGGGVKVTDFSKPWQDRFLFGGSVIQ